One part of the Coffea eugenioides isolate CCC68of chromosome 10, Ceug_1.0, whole genome shotgun sequence genome encodes these proteins:
- the LOC113750454 gene encoding uncharacterized protein LOC113750454, which translates to MVVLHLLGEGHPTKQSFAEILFSTSSSTLATMTPLEFALGFVMRVFKWTPNFSVDTESLVVPIWVSLSHLHVHFFSKGPLFSIVSLIGKPLQMDSLTTMLSRLTVAKVCVEADLLKTLPERIWIQNGFAGFWQRVEYEYLLAYCTHCHKLEHAETSCRQLQDLRHKTSSDDGKTENPTVQELWIPKGKDVQLRTKDPHQTAKHHEKGQPSQL; encoded by the exons ATGGTTGTCCTTCATCTCTTGGGTGAAGGGCACCCAACCAAGCAGTCTTTTGCGGAGATTCTTTTCTCTACCTCTTCCTCAACTTTGGCAACCATGACTCCTCTCGAGTTTGCCCTG GGTTTTGTCATGAGGGTTTTCAAGTGGACTCCCAACTTTTCAGTGGATACGGAGTCATTGGTGGTTCCGATTTGGGTGTCCTTGTCGCATCTCCATGTCCATTTTTTTAGCAAAGGACCTCTATTCTCTATTGTGAGCTTGATTGGGAAGCCTCTACAGATGGACTCATTGACAACCATGCTCTCTCGTCTAACCGTAGCCAAGGTCTGTGTTGAAGCTGACCTTTTAAAGACCCTCCCGGAAAGAATTTGGATTCAAAATGGATTTGCTGGATTTTGGCAGCGTGTTGAATATGAATATCTGCTGGCCTATTGCACTCACTGCCACAAACTTGAACATGCTGAGACCTCCTGTAGGCAATTGCAAGATCTGCGCCACAAGACGAGCAGCGATGATGGGAAAACGGAGAATCCTACTGTGCAGGAACTGTGGATACCGAAAGGAAAGGATGTGCAATTAAGAACGAAGGATCCCCACCAGACCGCCAAGCATCATGAAAAAGGTCAGCCTTCTCAGCTATAG